From a single Raphanus sativus cultivar WK10039 chromosome 3, ASM80110v3, whole genome shotgun sequence genomic region:
- the LOC108829840 gene encoding probable WRKY transcription factor 62: MKSSQENAVETLLHGHGCANQLKLIMDQAKLDSSMEREDLAKSVLHCFSDALSILIDTNDHHHQDDRSNNSPPQDSSPVLENSRRPLHKRGRKTSVAESSDYRRHESPNPIYHDGFLWRKYGQKQIKEANHQRSYYKCAYTKDQNCEAKKQVQMIQHNPPLYSTTYFGHHTCQLHQAYASFPIDTSDPLDSHMIRFDHPDFSIHQHQNQSQNQIIYLKDENMTLPDKAEECSSPSQWMSSEVAHAVEAFEFNPFRTSSDLS; the protein is encoded by the exons ATGAAGTCTAGCCAGGAAAACGCTGTGGAGACCCTCCTTCACGGCCATGGGTGTGCCAACCAGCTCAAGCTCATCATGGACCAGGCCAAGTTAGACTCGTCCATGGAAAGGGAGGACCTGGCCAAGTCCGTCCTCCATTGTTTCTCGGATGCTCTATCCATATTGATCGATACTaacgatcatcatcatcaagatgACCGATCCAATAACTCACCTCCCCAGGATTCGTCTCCTGTTCTTGAGAACAGCAGGAGACCACTTCACAAGAGGGGAAG AAAGACATCAGTGGCAGAGAGCTCAGATTACCGTAGACACGAATCCCCCAACCCGATCTACCACGATGGCTTTCTATGGAGGAAATACGGACAAAAGCAGATCAAAGAAGCAAATCAccaaag GAGCTACTACAAGTGTGCGTACACAAAAGACCAGAATTGTGAAGCAAAGAAGCAGGTTCAGATGATCCAACACAACCCTCCATTATACTCAACCACTTACTTCGGCCACCACACATGCCAACTTCACCAAGCCTATGCATCTTTCCCCATTGACACCTCTGATCCGCTTGATTCCCACATGATTCGATTTGATCACCCAGACTTCTCCATCCATCAACATCAGAACCAAAGTCAGAATCAGATAATTTATCTCAAAGATGAAAACATGACGCTACCTGATAAAGCAGAAGAGTGTTCGTCTCCATCTCAGTGGATGTCCTCGGAGGTTGCCCACGCAGTGGAGGCTTTCGAATTTAACCCTTTTCGCACATCAAGTGATCTATCATGA
- the LOC130509835 gene encoding E3 ubiquitin-protein ligase HAKAI homolog, giving the protein MMEGIFICAAPHCLRSFLKKPDFESHVHHLHASLLLPDAPLDKEGGNDSDLQTTKHQSSASSDSTLMRGPLRSHQQQQPPPLLHRSPSLSKPLSRFGSYPADNNDNSRPPGFETASPKPGIRFPDYPLPMNMMQPPPTMPIPNNRLPQQFSFPPYPTTDGSSQQFYNGAPFEMTRPEDITRLCARVSAGAAAACANDESEFPRILSSSVLVESWYGTASTG; this is encoded by the coding sequence ATGATGGAAGGTATCTTCATTTGTGCTGCTCCTCACTGTCTCAGGTCTTTCCTCAAGAAACCTGACTTTGAATCCCATGTCCATCACCTCCACGCCTCCCTTTTACTACCCGATGCTCCTCTTGATAAAGAAGGTGGCAACGACTCTGACCTTCAGACCACAAAGCACcaatcttctgcttcttctgaCTCCACACTCATGAGAGGTCCCTTAAGATCCcaccagcagcagcagcctcCTCCGTTACTACACAGGTCACCTTCCTTGTCAAAGCCACTCTCTCGATTTGGGAGTTACCCTGCAGATAACAACGATAACTCTCGTCCTCCCGGTTTCGAAACCGCTAGTCCTAAACCTGGAATCCGGTTCCCTGACTACCCTCTGCCTATGAATATGATGCAACCACCGCCCACCATGCCCATTCCCAACAATCGTTTGCCTCAGCAGTTTAGCTTTCCGCCTTATCCAACAACTGATGGATCGTCTCAGCAATTCTACAATGGTGCACCTTTTGAGATGACAAGACCTGAAGACATAACAAGGTTATGTGCTCGGGTATCAGCAGGAGCAGCAGCAGCCTGCGCCAACGATGAATCTGAGTTTCCAAGGATCTTATCATCCTCAGTCCTCGTGGAATCCTGGTATGGAACCGCCTCAACAGGTTAA
- the LOC108829842 gene encoding uncharacterized protein LOC108829842 gives MASTEGIVPITRAYLASYYDKGRSEAKREPPHKIDENMWKNREQMEEILFLLQPSRQLGITSHVKDNFDNVLAAIISFQTKNSDRVFTTVMTYMPQDFRGTLIRQQKERSERNKQAEVDALVSSGGSIRDTYALLWNQQMERRRQLAQLGSATGVYKTLVKYLVGVPQVLLDFIRQINDDDGPMEEQRERYGPPLYTLTKMVTTIRVFLTLLWERYDTFKLNKDQMNLLSGAAIVYASEFERYVTFISDVFANSPFFISADTAGILGSRENEEYKEIIVQAGRTFEVSLMVESENSYIGWDFSLMQGKISMDIGFSVEYVSASGEKTLILPYHRYEADQGNFSTLMAGNYKLVWDNSYSTFFKKTLRYKVDCIPPVVEPKVEDEGGLES, from the exons ATGGCTTCGACAGAAGGAATTGTGCCGATAACGAGGGCTTATCTGGCTTCCTACTACGACAA gggAAGGTCGGAAGCGAAGCGGGAGCCGCCTCACAAAATTGATGAGAATATGTGGAAAAATAGAGAGCAGATGGAGGAGATACTCTTTCTTCTCCAACCATCTCGTCAG CTTGGGATCACATCACATGTCAAGGACAATTTTGATAATGTTCTGGCCGCTATCATTTCCTTCCAGACTAAAAACTCTGACCGCGTCTTTACCACAGTTATGACCTACATGCCTCAAGATTTCCGTGGAACACTCATCAGACAGCAGAAGGAGAGGTCTGAGAGGAACAAACAGGCCGAGGTTGATGCCTTGGTTTCCTCTGGAGGCTCCATACGCGACACTTATGCTCTCCTCTGGAATCAGCAGATGGAGCG gaGGAGACAGTTGGCTCAGCTAGGCTCTGCCACTGGTGTCTACAAAACCCTTGTCAAGTACTTGGTTGGGGTTCCACAG gTCTTGTTGGATTTTATTCGACAAattaatgatgatgatgg GCCTATGGAAGAACAACGAGAACGTTATGGACCTCCTCTTTATACTCTTACAAAAATGGTGACGACAATCCGGGTTTTCTTAACCCTTCTTTGGGAAAGATATGATACTTTCAAACT GAATAAAGACCAAATGAATCTCCTCTCTGGAGCTGCTATCGTCTACGCATCTGAGTTTGAAAGATACGTCACCTTTATCAG CGATGTATTTGCCAATTCCCCCTTCTTCATTTCAGCAGATACCGCTGGGATATTGGGTTCAAG GGAAAATGAGGAGTACAAAGAGATAATCGTCCAAGCTGGCAGAACCTTTGAG GTCTCATTGATGGTGGAGTCCGAAAATTCATATATTGGTTGGGATTTCTCCTTGATGCAAGGCAAGATAAGCAtg GATATTGGATTTAGTGTGGAGTACGTAAGTGCTTCAGGGGAAAAGACT CTGATATTACCTTACCATCGGTATGAAGCTGACCAG GGAAACTTTTCTACGCTAATGGCTGGAAACTACAAACTTGTTTGGGACAATTCATATTCAACTTTCTTCAAAAAG ACTCTTCGATATAAAGTGGATTGCATACCACCAGTAGTGGAGCCGAAAGTGGAGGATGAAGGTGGACTAGAGTCATGA